In Dermacentor andersoni chromosome 11, qqDerAnde1_hic_scaffold, whole genome shotgun sequence, the sequence ACCTGTGTGGAGTTGAAATCATTCGTCAAAATATGAGCTCTGACCACTTTTTCCTGCTCTTCAGGTTCTGGCACTTTGCTGACAATGAACTGCTTGCAGAATAGCAGAATCGTGTCTAAGATCCGGCCTCTAGTAGAGAAATTGAACCAAAATTCTGCCGCTGTGCTGGAGCCGGGAAAGGAGGTTGTGATCGATGAAAAAATGGTGCCATGGCGTGGCCGACTTTCGTTCAAAGTATGTTGCAGGAAAAGCCCATCAAGGCATGTACAAAAGACAGCTACATGCTAAAAGTTGATGTACATGCCAGAAAGTCTGACTGACAAGTTGGCATCGGACATGTTGAAGATGTATGTTTGAAACTCATGCAAAATTACATGGGAGTCAGGCGCACACTGCACGCAGACAACTCTACACGAGCTTGCCGCTTGCTCTTTGCCTTCTAAAGAAAAACGCTTTCACTTGGAGTACAGTTAGCTCAACGAGGAAAGGATGACAAGAAGATGTCACTGAAGCAAAGGTTGCCAAAAGCAGTGTGACAGGACTTCAGTCCAAAGATGGATTGAAGTGCTGAAGTGGATGTACAAGAGGCCTGTTCtgatacagtcgccgaccgattttccggactccaaaaattcggacatgcccgattattcggtcagcttcgcggcaccgccgttctccccacagaccataatgtataacaactgccgaaagttcggacaccttgcaacctctcgtctgatttttcggacactccttgagccaactcgatcgagggcatcatgcaccgactctgaccggcgcatagttcgacttgctgaacgccatttttgttttgaacggagcctccttgctgccccacgaagtggcgcaactggaaatccccgctcatcatcatcgtttctgcctggttcgatagagtggccgtacagcagttccggtttcagcttagtaagccatgtcaagacaagccagcagctgatttgtttctttcgcgcacgacgctgcgaacaggccgcgtttttcgtttgtcgtgtttgctttgtgtgctgtgtcgaggtttcggtgttccaacgcggcgtacggaaacatcgcgtcgagtgtctaatggcgccgacagtgcccgcgcagactgcgctggggaatgccgacaagcgggtgccgggaggcctaagatttgtcgccttctgatgtgctccctactgacgcggaaaatattctgccgagacctgcgcagtggttgcattgcgattccggacaccgtctcatttgacagtttcacaggtgctgacactgctgtactgacatgcgcagaactcgacgacggcgagatcattcgtcaggtttctgctgcacccaggtttctgctgcacccattctctatgctgcaccgccggacgatgactccgagtcggaagatgacgcaccatgtgctacgctgccgtcgcatgcggagcgtgcacaagcagtgactgtgctttcagccgcctatagtgaccgtgcgaccctctccgagattcaggcttatctgattgcgcgtaaacggaacagcgtgcaacggcgcactcacgatttcttcaagcctaatgccgagcccgaataagtgcgtggaaataaaggatttcatttttttttcttaatctgctttttcggacacctgtttattcggacatttccacagtccccgtgaggtccgaataaacggtcggcgactgtactcgcACCTGTTGTCGAACATGAAGCAACATTGGTGGACAGCTGGAAGAAAACAAAGGATGGCGCACCAATCCCAAAACCTCAGGCCGTTCTTGATTACAACGCAGCAAAAAACAGGCATGGACTATAGCGACCAAATGGCACCACACTACAGCTGCCTCAGAAAAAGGACTTGAGTGGTACAGAAAGTTTCTGGTAGCCATTGAGTTGCTTGTCGAAGTGCCATCGTAAATGCAAGGAACGTTCGTGGCATGCTTGAATGAAACTCTACGTGAATCATAAAATTTGGAGAACTGGCTTCTTCACGGTTTGGCCCCCATCAAGACAACATCGAAGAAACTTGTACGAGAAAGCACGTCCATACACTAGAAAAAACTGATGGGTCAGCACGCAACACTCAACGGCACTGCAATGGCTGCTATGCAGCCATCAGTACCAGCCCAAACGACGCTAGGGTGACAGCGAGAAAAGGGATAACTTTCCGTGGAGAATGCCCTGGCAAGCCACTCGCGTGTTTGTCCTGTTTAATTTTAAGCACCAGTAAGCTGAGAAGCAAGCTAGCTTCAACTGTAGCACGAGTAGGAACTAAACTTCAATATGTGGTTAATGTTCCTACAAAATTTTATCCCTAATAAATATTTCTGACATAGGAACTGACTTCTTGTTTTTTCTGGTAGCAAGCACTTTGTAGTTCTACATTGGTTCATGCAAAAAAAGCAGATAATAGCTTTGCATCTTTCAAATAAATGTGCCGAACTACAGTCACAAAAGCGGCAGTGCCGTCCCTTTGGAGCACAGGAAAGAGGCGTAGCCGCATGTCCCACCGGTGGGTCACGATGCACCTGGGATATATACCAAATGGCCCACTGGTGGGTCACTCTGCACGTAAAACGCGACCTAAAGAAAGCGTGCCGATGTGAACGTGTTAATCCTATACAGTTCTACGCAGCATTCTACACAGGATGCCGCTACGGTTCAAGGCCTGGCCTGCCTCTGATGGAAAGGGGAGCTTTAAGAGACTAGGCTCCAGGCCTCTCCGTTCCCCTTCCAAAGACAGCAAGCACTcttcaataaagatgttttataaatctctccctctctcaacaGGCAGGGCCCCAGATTATTTGCGCATCTAATTCCAAGCACACAAACGTCTTTACTTTCGCCCAATTGAAATGAAGCTGCAGTAGTAGAGACTCCAACCCGCACCCTTGTGCGCAGCAGCAGTACGGTGGTACTGTAGCTAATGGTTCTTAGCCTGCAAGTTGCCCCATCCTACTACTCCACCTATACACCTGCCTTCCCAGACTTTTTAACCACACCGTTGCACCAATTGCACTTTTCCAACAGACCACATTTCCTCCTCGGCCCAAGTTGGGTCCACTGCGGgatgaaggcctcttccagcAATCTCTAATTACTCCTGCCCCGAGCCAGCTGACCCCCATCTTATAGCTgcatttcccaatttcatcgcaccacctaatcCTTCTTCCGAGACCTTTTCTGTAACTTTTGTAATAAGCTAATAGTCGTATATGGTCCTACGCATTACCATATAGCCTGCCTAACTCCATCTGTCCCTCCTGATCAACTAGAACATCAGTTAGCCTCGTCTGCTCTCGAGTCAACACTGCGGTCCTCCCATCTCCTAATATTAATTACTCCATTTTTTTATTCCATTGCTTGTTACACTGTCCCCAAGTTCTTGTAAAGCTTCTGCCCCATAGGTTAGCTCTGGTAGAACTCaataactgcaattttttttttgtacaccaCTTAATCTCAAGCTTAAATAACTTGCCCCAACTACACTTGTTGACTCCCTCTGCTAGAACATTCTCTACTGACATTTGCTCTCTAACATCATAGCTCTATGCTATCTGCACAAGACAGTATCCGTGGAACTGGGACGGGCTGGCACATGGTCAAAACGGTGCAATATAGCCCATAGCTGCCGGTGCGGCAGTAAATGGATTTCTATTTCTAAAAGAAGACATCTGGCAAGTCCAATTAAACGTGTGGCTACCCGAACCTTGGTTTGGTCATCTCACCCTTTCTGCCAACCTGGCTAACTCTCAGTTGCACGGTGTGTGGTGCCATATACTGCATAAAGAAAGCAGTAACACTTACCCTCATGTTGTGAACGAGAACTTTGCGGAAGCCATTGGGCAGGATGTGTTTGGTCTTCCTGTTGCTTCCATAACCAATGTTGGGCATCAAGTACTGGCCCTTGAAGCGCCGCCGCACACGGTTGTCAATACCTTTTGGCTTCCTCCAGTTGGGCTGCACACAAAAGAAGACAATGAGGAATGCCAGAAGGAACTACCCCACCCTAGCCAACTAAGCGAAAAGGCATGTGGTTGTAAAGGGCCTTGCATATCTCTTGCAGTCCACAAAACTCTGCTTGTTTGGTAACATTTATGAAACTCCTACAAAATAACTCAACAGGGTAGCGAAAGAAGACATGCTGCAGGGTCATTTAGAAGGCACCATCTGTTTGCTGAAGGAGGTTAACTTGTACATGCTCACAAAAGCTACAAAGAGTAAAGGCTTGTTAATTCGAAATCACGGAAAATTCAAAGTAGCCACCACGGTCCATCCAACAATACTTTGAAAGCCGTATGTAACGCATCcagctaattcacactgaaatccacgccgccaccgataattcgaactccacaccaccgtggatggggagagtgatAGTGTGCAGCAGCACGATGCTGCACGGCTTTGAAGTTTCCATCTACGGCCCTTTCTTTAGGCCTGCCTGGCCAGGCATAGCCAATGCCTCTGTTGCAGGTcggctctctccctctctcaagaccTTCAAGATAAAAACGCAGACGCGGAGCTAAGTGTGTAATTTTTTCCCCCTTTACATCTTTCTCTGTTACATTTTTTTTAGGCTATGATGAGGCTTATAACGCATGACAGGACGAAGACACAGAAAGCCGTGATGCACACAGGTGCCGACTTACAACAGTGTTCATTTTgaggaagtcagcgcctgtgtatTTTCTGTGTCCTCATCCTTTCGTGCGCTATATGCCTCATCATGTCATCATCATGACACGCCCAAACCGCTGTGATTGTGGAGCTATGCTCTTTCTCCCCGAGGATGTCTGAAACATGGCAGCCGTGATGCGTATCAGCGCTCACTGTACCAAGAAGCATAGCCTATGAGATTCGTGGCTACTACATGCATCCCAGCATCGCTGGGACACGTTCAATACAAAGTCTAATACGTAATGTGTCGTTAAAgtaattaggtaataaaattgATAGAATAATAGTTACTtcttgttaaaaaagaaaaaagcatgtACTGTTTGCAAAACACCGGTACACTCGTGGTGGCGAGGATACGCATTCGGTTCCAAAACGATTGTGAATGAGTTTAGCAAACTCATTCGTTTCTGTCATTTTCCAACGAATGACATTGCGTCTTACCATGTGACAGCAGACAAATGGAATTATCAGCGAATGTAATTCGTTGTAAATGACGTTAGGGGTATAAGAACCGCACAGAACAAGCCTAACCTTTACAGCAAAGACACGTGTTGGCCGTATTGTGACCGGTGGATCTTGCATGCAACACGCACCGGCGCATATTTGGCCGTCTCTTTTCGAGCATATTAGCACCCCCTGGCCAAGGGATGCCAAAAGGTGACTCTTAGCTCGACTTGGTCAAGCACTCTTGTACTTAACTAAATAAATGGCAGCTTTGCCTAGGAAGCTCTTGTATAAATACATGAGAACGGAGAAAACATGTTGCTGCCTTTACTGCACTGAATTTTACTAGTTTGTTGCATTTTTAAATAACAATTCAAATGTGAACAGTCATTTAAGTCATCAACATTGCTTCAGCTTCAGATTAAAAGCTAAGAAATAAAAGTGTCAGATCTGCACACCCTGCAACATCCAAACTGGACGAACTATACTCTGAAATGCACCTATACTTGCAGATTTATCTGCTTCACATGCTCAAACAGTTTACAGGACTGAAGTATTCATTGACGGTGCGGGGCATTTGTAAACTTccgaattgtaaaaaaaaaaaaactacaaagcCCTAAATCGAAGTTCTGCTTCATACACACGGTAGTACTCTTTACTCGCAgctaaatgcaacacatttcattcaaaGCTGTACAGAAGTTGTTTATTATACGGGCACTTCTGCGTTTGCATGTGGATACAAAATCAGAATTGGCCACGAGTTACAGCCTCCTCTTAAAAGCTTCCGCGCACGATCTTATCACTAGCCGAGAGCTTTCTAGCCCAGTCGAACATGCCACGCGAATCGGTATCCCAATTCACTATTGTGAATTGGGTGGGCGGAGAAACTCACCTTCAGCTTCACATATCGGTCACTCTGGTGCCGGATGAACTTCTTCACCCGCTTTTTGATGAGGGGAACGGTTTTCAATGGCTTGATAGCCATTGTTTAAACTGAAACACAAGCATGGAAAAAGACTGTACATTTTCATCCGGTTGCGCCACACACGCTGTCATGCTAACACTAAGCCACCGTTATATTGAGCAGCAAACTGAACACAGGGGAAACCAACAACGACAAACATTAGGACTAGACAACGCATCTAATATAAACGATGTAAGCAGGTGTGTAGGCAGTCCGTGTGATCGGTGGATCATATTGTGAGACACCACCGACGCATAATGGGGCCGTCTTTCTACGAGCATCTTAGCACCCGCTGGCCTTTGGGAGCCAACAGGCAACTCTAAGCTCGCAATATGACCAATCGTGATTCACACCAGTACGTTAATCACGAATGTTAAAACCaatacgtgccaaaacacgccACCGACAACAAATAACTGTTAGCACTCGTGGAAGCCATGATTAGGCAGACACTGGAAACAGCTGCGATCTGACGATAATTTCATTATTCTGCAGAAACAATGTTAGGTCAGACAGAATACTAATCTAAATACACGTAATTCTGCCACGACGCAACATCAAATCAAGCAAAGCTAACCAAAGATTAAAAAGGATTTAGAACAACGAGGCAAACCATCCTTACCAGCGGCGTCCTCCGCTTGACGCAAAGACCGGAAAGGGACCAGCAAGCGCATGCGCAAGAGGAATAATATTTACGAATAGATGAATAAAACTCGGCTCACTCGACTAACTCAACCTGTGTTCATGAGCGCCCTCTTTGAAACGACATGGCGCCTTGAGTCATTAAGCGGTTATTGTATTTATTTTCACAACTTTCCAGTTTCCATAAGTCAACAAATTATAACATATTTTGTTGGTCTAAATTATTGTgttgttttttctgtttctttttttacttttatgaTGATAATAGAGTAACGTTTGGAGTGTTGAGCCGTATTGCCACATGTACGCACGAGACCAagctcattcttttttttaattttgtgtcATATCCTAAATATCAAATCATATATTTTTTACTGTAAGAAGCACTCAGATGTCATTTGTCCAGGTGGCGTCCAAACCTCAAAGCAATAGCTTgatggcgcaagccaccgccccgtttcaaaggggacgctcataacatccatccatttatccatCCAAGCGATGGCTGTCTCAAAACAGCGAAAATAtttaatctcgaaggccatgctgtGACAGTCCCGTTTTGAGATGCCCAAGGCCTCCAAGACGATCGTTGCGCACACCAAATGCAATGTCTTGGAGGCTATAGAAAAACACGAGAAACTTAGAGGAATGGAAAACCAAGGAAAACTCGGTTTAGAAATGGTTTAGAAAATTATATCAGTGATACTGCACGCGGTTTTCAGAAAACCTGAAAGTACCGAAAGCatcttcctccttttgtgctgagctccttgctatccgagaagcgttgtgctctgtggccgcctttcccctggtccccacggcccgcatcgtcatccgcactgatgccctccaggcgacgcggcttctgcgacgcgtcccgacgccaacagatccatcttctggcggcacgcatcccgcagccaatatctgtcgagtggatcccacgcgaccttctaagcttccaaagccgtgcggattctgcgacccgtctagcgacctctccatcgtcactgcctcaactctttcacctagatgatgccaccctccttttaacaagaaaggagcacctccggcgccgcacacgtgctctcatacctccgtgtgcggtaaacctcccccgcggtcttataccgtgcagaggaggttgcgcttcggaggatccgggtcggggtagccctcactcctgccgtgactaggaagtggccgcactttcgcctgctatatcctcgtcctgagtgtccactctgcaagtcgcgaaatgttgaagccgacatccaccacctgctgtgggtttgccctgcactgaaaccgacgaggctgcggcacctcgcagcagcgggactctcgccgcataatctgagccattacactgcttggacgcagggaccacattatcggtccctcttggacttcattaagtcagcaaatcttttttcattcatttaatcattcattcatttaatcatccttattcacccccatcacatacccttgtatgccctgaggcatttatcctcgcattaaaaaaaaaaaaaaaaaatcttcctcAACTTTACCGGTAGTAAAACAGGAAAATCAGACATGTGCATATAAAGAAACAGATGGAAACAGCAGGTTTGCCTGGCATCCGAGATTACAGTGCTCCGCTATGGTCCGCTAATTACGAACAAGTTCCACCCACGAAAACGCAGTGAGGACGTGGAAATGGGTGATGGCCCTTCCGTATGATTTCGTTATGGTGTACAAGATGGCATGGAGcacgcatggaggaaggaaaatatagGAGGGAACATTACGTCTCGCAGCCAGCCTTAGCAAGCGAACGCTCTGTGAAGCCACAATGACCGCTTAACACGTCACCTCATGCGTCGAGATCatggagcaagaatcgagatttgccgagACCTTTGGTTCCCCGTAGCTATGCCTGTAGTTCTGTGTTCGGCTGCCCTCCCGTGGGTATAGGACCATAGCCTGCAGAgccacagagtttcatacaattgtATGAAACTATGTGCAGAGCAGGAACACCATGGAAACACTAAAACAAtgcaaccgcgcactttgacgtgtgaTCACTCGTTGGGccgacaggtttggcttcaatcgcgttgcggtacaTATGCTCCCTCCTGTCTTTTTCCCTCCTCCATGCAATTGTTGCATgaaaccacggaggaaggaaggaaggaaggaaaaactttattactctatttacagctttcagcggctaacagaggtcttcatGTTTTGCTGAAGTCTCCGTTGTCTTGAGTGTCGGCGCCCCATGTATGATACTCTATGATCCATGCGACTATGATCCATACTCTATGGGACAGTGTGTTGTCCGTATAGTAAAACAATACGAGAACAGTAACTCTATGACGAGAACCATAGTCGCTTCAACGACGACTCCACCAGAAAACGCAGCGGTCGACCGGCATATGTAGCGCGCAAAATTTAAATACGTTAAGCGAAACTTTCTGCATTTATAAACTAAAACGCTATCAAAACACAAC encodes:
- the RpL32 gene encoding large ribosomal subunit protein eL32, which gives rise to MAIKPLKTVPLIKKRVKKFIRHQSDRYVKLKPNWRKPKGIDNRVRRRFKGQYLMPNIGYGSNRKTKHILPNGFRKVLVHNMRELEMLMMMNRRYCAEIAHGVSSKKRKTLVERAQQLSIRVTNANARLRSEENE